A section of the Telopea speciosissima isolate NSW1024214 ecotype Mountain lineage chromosome 3, Tspe_v1, whole genome shotgun sequence genome encodes:
- the LOC122656287 gene encoding protein RGF1 INDUCIBLE TRANSCRIPTION FACTOR 1-like, producing the protein MESMRVPPWLESLLSTAFFAVCRIHSDAARSECNMYCLDCNGDAFCFYCCSSRHKDHRVIQIRRSSYHDVVRMAEIQKFLDISGVQTYVINSARVMFLNERPQPKTGKGVSHMCEICGRSLLAPFRFCSLGCKLVGVKRNGNASFSLESKNEEMMERGGGEGISRRSMGRVEDEGSPHDIYPSTPSPPTTTPPANNPRRRKGIPHRAPLGP; encoded by the exons Atg GAGTCAATGCGGGTGCCGCCGTGGCTCGAATCGCTTCTCTCCACAGCCTTCTTCGCTGTTTGCCGGATACACAGTGACGCCGCCCGGAGTGAATGCAATATGTATTGCCTTGATTGTAATGGAGATGCATTCTGCTTCTATTGCTGTTCGTCTCGTCACAAGGATCATCGCGTAATACAA ATAAGGCGGTCATCGTATCATgatgtggtgagaatggccgaAATCCAAAAGTTTCTTGACATCAGTGGAGTGCAGACTTATGTGATAAACAGTGCCAGAGTTATGTTTCTTAATGAGAGGCCACAACCCAAGACTGGTAAAGGAGTGTCTCATATGTGTGAGATATGTGGGAGAAGCCTCTTGGCCCCATTTCGTTTCTGTTCTTTGGGATGTAAG CTTGTAGGAGTAAAGAGGAATGGGAATGCGAGCTTTAGCTTAGAAAGCAAGAATGAGGAAATGatggaaagaggaggaggagaagggatatcGAGAAGATCAATGGGGAGAGTGGAAGATGAAGGGAGCCCACATGACATATACCCTTCCACTCCTTCTCCTCCTACTACTACTCCTCCTGCCAATAATCCAAGAAGAAGGAAGGGCATTCCACATAGAGCACCCCTTGGGCCTTAA